CAACACTCATTGAAGAGGACACCTGGCAAGGGGAAAATAAGATAATCATCCCAGTTGGAAGTAATCGATTTGTCCATAATGGGTACCCAACCACTGCATCTGCAAAAGCAAAGCTGCATAATAACACCGTTCTGGTCGTACCTCTACGAGATGTAGTGGAAATGATGTATGGTTATGTTGATTTTGAACATAAATGGGGACGAAGATCCATCATAGTTGTTCCGTACATCCCTGATATGTAGCAACACAATTATCTTCTCCCAACATGATATTTTCAACCTTGGGGTGATTTGGAATGGTGAAAATGGTGAGACTTTTTACGTGCCTTGCTTTGACCTTTATTATTTTCTTTGCTTCGGTTCCAGTTTCCTTGGCATCTTTGGAGAAGAATCCTTTACTGTTTGAATTTACGGAAGTAAAATTTGTAACCAAGCCGGATGGAAGTCACTATGCACAAGGATACTTGAATTGGGGAAATCTCAGTCCTTATGAAATTATTGAACTTAAGGGAAGCATTGATTTGCTCAATAAGCAGGGGCAAAAAATCAGTACGAAACCTAAGTACATTGAACGTTATAATCTCGAAGCGGGTACTAGTGGTTATGACTTTTTCGAAATGGTAGACTTTGATCTTGTTCCTTCCGTTACAAATCCCACACAAATCGAGGGTGCTTATCTAAAACCAACGTATACATTTACATTAGGAAAAAAAGCCGAACTCAGACCTGAGATCGTACCCGGAGCAATAACATTTGGGCCGTCCGGGGACAATCTCTCCATCAAGACCATTTTAATTAATCGCGGAGAGGCAACAGCCTCAAATTTTAAATACTTGGGAATATCATTAGCTGATGAGAATGGCATGGTTCACTTTTATTCCGAGACCAATCACGCTGTTATCAATTCATCACTGCGGTTAGAACCGGGACAATTCGCCCGCGTATCCTTTCAAATACCAATGAATTTTATCAATTCTAGGTTTAATAGCTTTCAAGATATATTCACGATAAAGTTTTCTTTTACGCATGAGAACTCAGCACCTTATAAAGATACAGCCCTGAGTGTGACAGTTAATAATAAAAAGCTTAATGATCTAATCTTGGTTGAAAATGATGTCACATATGTGCCGCTTCGCGACTTGGCGGATGCTCTTGGTGCTACTCTTCAATGGGACGATTCAACTCAGTGCGCAACAATCACTCAAGAGACCTACCCGGGAAGCGCAATTTGGATTACCATTCCAGCAGGAAGTAATCGATTCATAATCAATAATTACCCAGTTACTACATCGGCAAAAGCCAAGCTGCACAATAATACCATTCTTATGGTCCCGTTACGAGAAGTTGCAGAAATGTTAAACTGCGAGGTTAATTTTGATCATAAATGGGGGCAGAAATCCATTATAGTGATCCCACACGATTACAGCGAAGAATGACCAAATGACCACTGGAAAAAAGAGAGCCCACCGGCTCTCTTTTTTCCTCTCAAAATATCTTCTTCGCATCCCGCTCTTCCTTCAAAATCTCTACAGCCTCGCGAAAACGCATAGAGTGAACGACTTCCCGCTCTCGCAAAAACTTCAAGCTGTCCTGCAAATCAACATCATCCGTCATGTCAATCAGCCATTGATACGTCGCGCGGGCTTTTTCTTCAGCAGCGATATCCTCATACAAATCCGCGATTGGATCGCCCTTGGCAGCGATATAGGATGCCGTCCACGGCACACCACTGGCATTGTTGTAAAAGAGCGCCCGATCATGATTGGCGTAATGGTCACCCAGTCCCGCTTCCTTCAACTCTTCGACAGTCGCGTCTTTGGTCAGCTTATACACCATCGTGGCAATCATTTCGAGATGCGCAAACTCTTCGGTAGCGATATCCGTTAATAACCCTACGACTTTATTCGGGATCGTATACCGCTGGTTCATATAGCGCAGAGCGGCTGCCAGCTCTCCATCCGCCCCTCCATATTGCTCAATTAAATACTTCGCCATTCTTACATCGCACTTACTGACACGAACCGGATACTGCAGTTTTTTCTCATAAATCCACATCGGTTTCGTTATCCCTCTCTTCTAAACTTGCCAAGGCCATGGATCATCATTCCACTGCCACGGATACCCTGAATAGCTGCGACCAAGATTTTGCAAAGGCCCGTACAATTTCTCATATTCGTTCGCCAAAACCCAGCGCTGCTCCGTTAAATCATTAAACTGGTGAAGCGCATTCTGATCGGTGGGATGCGTATCTAAATAAAGGCTGAGCTCTACCAGTACAAAGTCGATCGCTTGCAGCTGTTCAAGCAATGCGTAATATTGTTCATCGCCAAATCTATTTTCAGCTGTCATGAGTGCTCCCTCCCCAAATGACTCAGTCTGGGATCATAGGGGCTAAAAAGTGCCGGCCATAACGTACCTAATTTCAACGCTTCCATCGGGCTGTATTGTGGTAAGTTCTCCGGCTGAAACGTCATGAACAGCTGAGGGGGCACCTGGTACGTCTTCACCCGAATCGGCGGACAAGGATCATAAGGACCTACATACGGATAGTAGTCACGTGTTTGCGAATGCAATGCCAATATCCTCCTCCAACTTACATTTTCTATTCCTTCATGACTACACTATGCAGCCCACCCAGTAGGCGTGATTGATCCCCCAAAACGAAGAAACCGCTCTCCTCTGTAAAAGGAAAGCGGTTAACACTACGATTCCACCTGTCCAGTCCATTTCGCCATGCCACCGTCCAGATTCGCAACATCTTTGTAGCCATTTTCTAACAGAAGGTTTCCGCTCTCCACTCCCATCCTTCCGGTATGACAGACGAAGACGACTTTCTTGTCTGTGGGGATGCTCCTGTATTTCTCATTAATCTCTGCAAAAGGAATATTAATGGCATTGGGGACTCTTCCCTCTTCAAACAATTCAGGCTCGCGCAAATCCACAATCACCATATCTTTTTCACCCGTCATCCATTGCGCCAACTGTTCTGAATCTATGATTTGCAATGATTGTTTGGTATTCCAAAATACGAACGCTACCATAGCGAGCACGACCACCAGAGCACTCGTTATCCATATCTTTTTCATCCGTTCCACCTTTTCGTATTTTATTTTGTCGCAGCCCTACCAAAATGCCATGAAGTCTGAAATACCGAGTAGGACAAACACGATACCAGCCAATTTTTGCGTTACCGCCCCCCATTTCCTTGTGTTCTTCATGAGAGAAGGGCTATCACTTGCAACGGCAAGCAGTAGTAAAACGATGAGTAGCGGCAGCGCCGTGCCAAGTGCAAATACAGTCGGAATGATCGGGCCGAACGAGCTCGTGAA
This genomic stretch from Brevibacillus sp. DP1.3A harbors:
- a CDS encoding copper amine oxidase N-terminal domain-containing protein — encoded protein: MVKMVRLFTCLALTFIIFFASVPVSLASLEKNPLLFEFTEVKFVTKPDGSHYAQGYLNWGNLSPYEIIELKGSIDLLNKQGQKISTKPKYIERYNLEAGTSGYDFFEMVDFDLVPSVTNPTQIEGAYLKPTYTFTLGKKAELRPEIVPGAITFGPSGDNLSIKTILINRGEATASNFKYLGISLADENGMVHFYSETNHAVINSSLRLEPGQFARVSFQIPMNFINSRFNSFQDIFTIKFSFTHENSAPYKDTALSVTVNNKKLNDLILVENDVTYVPLRDLADALGATLQWDDSTQCATITQETYPGSAIWITIPAGSNRFIINNYPVTTSAKAKLHNNTILMVPLREVAEMLNCEVNFDHKWGQKSIIVIPHDYSEE
- a CDS encoding manganese catalase family protein encodes the protein MWIYEKKLQYPVRVSKCDVRMAKYLIEQYGGADGELAAALRYMNQRYTIPNKVVGLLTDIATEEFAHLEMIATMVYKLTKDATVEELKEAGLGDHYANHDRALFYNNASGVPWTASYIAAKGDPIADLYEDIAAEEKARATYQWLIDMTDDVDLQDSLKFLREREVVHSMRFREAVEILKEERDAKKIF
- a CDS encoding spore coat protein CotJB, whose translation is MTAENRFGDEQYYALLEQLQAIDFVLVELSLYLDTHPTDQNALHQFNDLTEQRWVLANEYEKLYGPLQNLGRSYSGYPWQWNDDPWPWQV
- a CDS encoding spore coat associated protein CotJA; amino-acid sequence: MHSQTRDYYPYVGPYDPCPPIRVKTYQVPPQLFMTFQPENLPQYSPMEALKLGTLWPALFSPYDPRLSHLGREHS
- a CDS encoding rhodanese-like domain-containing protein; this translates as MKKIWITSALVVVLAMVAFVFWNTKQSLQIIDSEQLAQWMTGEKDMVIVDLREPELFEEGRVPNAINIPFAEINEKYRSIPTDKKVVFVCHTGRMGVESGNLLLENGYKDVANLDGGMAKWTGQVES